The Ahaetulla prasina isolate Xishuangbanna chromosome 3, ASM2864084v1, whole genome shotgun sequence genome window below encodes:
- the RBM12B gene encoding RNA-binding protein 12B encodes MAVVIRLQGLPLVAGSADIRRFFSGLNIPDGGVHIIGGEKGEAFIIFATDEDARQAMSYSGGFIKDSRIQFFLSSKTEMQSIIEINRKRFDRGGRGGGHRRTGPKNSGTPDVGNVSNIVQVIKKGIGKSSHDSRVPLEDEFHSSGSRNSNINFSKSNFNQPRKEASKSDRLYLFIRGMPYSSTEDDVFNFFSGLQVEKILMLKANGRINGDGLVKFATLSDAMKGLQRDRNYMGSRFIEVRPSSEGTWIKYGGRIEEEIDNSFHFQHNLNKGQYFSNTEHPKKEPSYLSSRKRTRSRTPPRTPPRRVVSQVNSRSPSWRITEGGYSKSPSQMGMAHAFSRSPHRDMAHTGSRSPPRRVTARNGSKSPPRRVMEPMHSHSPRRITASTHSRSPRRVKTHSHSPFSAPSQSHSPQSKEYYIYLKNLSAAVKKKDLRVFFEEISLMNKDIIFLKAHYKARNKDAIITLRSEEAYRASLTYHKLELFGRQVYIFPVSKRRVQEAIGSSEVKRSPEGHRHVKDKNNQDGYPGSKTCVYVRNFPFDVTNVEVQKFFAGFNIDDNDIYLLYDDKGVGLGEALVKFRTENQARKAESLNRRCFLGTEVLLRCIPEEQMQEFGINISSASNEKMQGFHHSHERDENFYSVDSQGPSVQEGDYRSLSDDFICSSDRGPPQFKEFGDDIPGNFSDRRFAPDSNFGGGSDSVTLIKLKNIPFRASPNEILDFFHGYKIIPESLSVQHNEYGMFSGEAIIALINYKEAEAAINELNDRPIGQRKVRLTLV; translated from the coding sequence ATGGCTGTAGTCATCCGTTTACAGGGACTTCCTCTTGTTGCGGGTTCTGCAGATATTCGTCGTTTCTTCTCAGGATTGAATATTCCTGATGGAGGTGTACATATTATTGGAGGAGAAAAGGGGGAAGCTTTTATTATATTTGCAACAGATGAAGATGCCAGACAAGCAATGAGCTATTCAGGAGGATTTATCAAGGATTCACGTATACAGTTCTTTCTTAGTAGCAAGACAGAAATGCAGAGCATAATAGAAATTAATAGGAAAAGATTTGATcgtggtggaagaggaggaggtcatAGGCGGACAGGTCCTAAGAATTCTGGAACACCTGATGTTGGAAACGTTTCAAATATAGTTCAAGTCATTAAAAAGGGAATTGGTAAATCTAGCCATGATTCCAGAGTTCCTTTGGAGGATGAATTTCATTCTAGTGGCTCTCGAAACAGTAATATAAATTTTTCAAAATCAAATTTTAACCAGCCTAGGAAAGAAGCATCTAAATCTGATAGGTTATATTTATTCATACGTGGTATGCCTTATTCTTCAACAGAAGATGATGTGTTCAATTTCTTTTCTGGATTACAAGTGGAGAAGATACTTATGTTAAAAGCCAATGGTCGAATCAATGGAGATGGTTTGGTCAAATTTGCTACATTAAGTGATGCCATGAAAGGACTGCAACGGGATAGGAATTATATGGGTTCACGGTTTATAGAAGTACGTCCCTCCAGTGAAGGAACATGGATTAAGTATGGTGGTAGAATAGAAGAGGAGATAGATAATTCTTTCCACTTTCAACATAATTTAAATAAAGGACAATATTTTTCAAACACAGAGCATCCAAAAAAAGAGCCAAGCTATTTGTCTTCAAGGAAACGTACCCGATCCAGAACTCCACCACGAACTCCACCACGTAGAGTAGTATCACAGGTTAATTCAAGGTCTCCTTCATGGAGGATTACGGAAGGAGGTTATTCAAAATCTCCTTCACAAATGGGTATGGCACATGCCTTTTCAAGATCTCCTCACAGGGATATGGCACACACTGGCTCAAGATCTCCTCCACGGAGGGTCACAGCACGCAATGGTTCAAAGTCACCACCACGGAGGGTCATGGAACCTATGCATTCACATTCTCCAAGGAGGATCACAGCAAGTACCCATTCAAGGTCTCCAAGGAGGGTTAAAACCCACTCTCATTCACCTTTCTCTGCTCCAAGCCAGTCCCATTCACCTCAGAGCAAGGAATATTACATATATCTTAAAAATCTTTCTGCTGCTGTTAAAAAGAAGGATTTGCGGGTGTTCTTTGAGGAGATAAGTTTAATGAACAAGGACATTATTTTTCTAAAAGCTCATTATAAGGCAAGAAACAAAGATGCGATTATTACACTCAGATCAGAAGAAGCATATAGAGCATCACTGACTTATCACAAGCTTGAACTTTTTGGACGACAAGTTTACATTTTCCCTGTTTCCAAAAGAAGAGTGCAAGAAGCAATTGGGTCTTCTGAAGTTAAAAGATCACCAGAAGGACATCGCCATGTAAAGGATAAAAATAATCAAGATGGCTACCCTGGCTCAAAGACATGTGTGTATGTAagaaattttccatttgatgtgaCAAATGTTGAAGTACAAAAATTCTTTGCAGGATTTAACATTGATGACAATGACATTTATTTGCTTTATGATGACAAAGGAGTTGGACTGGGAGAAGCACTAGTTAAATTCAGGACAGAAAATCAGGCCCGAAAAGCTGAAAGCTTAAATCGCCGATGCTTTTTGGGGACAGAGGTACTCTTAAGATGTATACCCGAGGAGCAAATGCAAGAGTTTGGTATAAATATTTCATCAGCATCTAATGAAAAGATGCAAGGGTTTCACCATAGTCATGAAAGAGATGAAAACTTTTACTCTGTTGATTCACAAGGACCCTCTGTGCAGGAAGGTGACTATAGAAGCCTGTCTGATGATTTTATCTGCTCATCTGATAGAGGTCCTCCCCAATTTAAAGAATTTGGTGATGATATTCCTGGAAATTTTTCTGATAGGCGCTTTGCGCCCGATTCTAACTTTGGTGGTGGCTCAGATTCTGTAACATTgatcaaattaaaaaatataccATTTCGAGCTTCTCCTAATGAAATTCTGGATTTTTTCCATGGCTATAAAATTATACCAGAATCTCTTTCTGTTCAGCACAATGAATATGGAATGTTTTCTGGTGAAGCAATCATTGCTCTAATAAATTACAAAGAGGCAGAGGCTGCTATTAATGAACTGAACGATAGGCCAATTGGCCAGCGCAAAGTTAGATTAACCTTGGTATAG